TCAATTCTCTTTCTGAGGGTGGAGTACGTGCTAGCAGATTTACAGAAGAGATCGcctttcctttctctccttGCGCAACACGTGATTCCTGTGCTCTATTATTACTGGCGAGAGATGATTTTCGATGATTGCCTACCACAGGTGCGGATGGCTTCGGTTTAGTCAAGTTCGAATTGTGTCTTAACTTTTGCGTCTTATTTGTCCGGAATTGATCTTCCTTGCTACTCGGAAGATGGACTTTTTCTCCACTAAATCTTGGATTCGTCTTCGCCGTGTGAATGTAGCTATTATTACTTTGACGAGGTGGCTCTGCCCATTCTCCCGAAAGCGACTGTGCCTAAAAATATTCTCTCGACAACCTAGAGTAGGCTCTACCTGCTAGAAATGAAAGTTTCAAAGCTTAGTCGTGATCTTAAATGGAGACCACATACGGTTTTTTCCAGCCGCAAAGGCATTTCAGAACGATGTAGCTCAGACTGTGTGACACACTCTCTGGAACAACGAAGACCGTGCACTTTGACTTTCTCGGAGCTTTTAACTCTATCCTTGCTTGTCGTTGACTCCTGAAATTTCATTGGACGTAACACTTTCTCTACCGAGTCACGCTCTAGCAAGTGCTGAAGAACATCACACTTCGTGTGAGACTTTAAGAACAGAGCGGTTCACAAAAGTCTTTTTCTGGAGTATCGATTAGGTTTAGTTCTTAAACTCAGGAATAGTCGCCTACTGCATCGATGTTGACTCATCCTAATCTTTCATATACTTGCACAAAACATTGGGGACATACAAGAGTCTACAAGgacaatataatatttttattttccaatgtTGTCAGtattttattctcccagacaagtctgataccaatttatcgatccccggagggataaaaggtttAGTTAGCACTAAGGCGATCTCGAAACATCCGTCGATCGTACAGTCTTGAGTGAACCTTTTATCGGCTGCGCTACATCTGCAGATGTTGTACTAGTGTTGTATTACCTACCTATTACCCGTATAACGCAGTACTAAAACATTTTTATGTTCTCTGAACAAACCTCAACCAATTCGTTTGATCCTTGCAcggatttctgaaaaatactCATTTTACCATATGTGTGCCAGAAAAGTGACTATtgatagaaattgaaaaatatctgCACGAAATAAATTGCATACGGAGTAATACGTAAGCTATGCACTTATGTTTGGCTGACTTGCCGCCACATGCGTTCGATTTGCGCAGGGCAGAACCCAGAGAGTATTGCGGACGCGTTGCGATTGCGATTGAGCGACGCGTTCGCAATACCCTCTGCATAACTGATGACGGCTGTACAGTAACGAAAATTGAGGAGGTTTAGAgttaatgtaaataaataataactactATAGATACAGGTTTTAGTTGTTCGAATAACAGATTTAATTATGCAGTTATTATTTCTCACCCCGATTATACGATCTACATCCGTTCCAATGTAAACGATTTCGTTATGAGAGGGATCGAATTGTAATGGTTCGCGAATACTTTTAGATTGAGAATTGTCCAATGCATGTTTCTAAATTTGTAAggattttaaaacattttctttctttcatcacAAATTCAACACATCACTTACGACTTCTCCGCTTAATATTGCTTGCATTACTAGTGGACCTTTACGTGTGAACTGCTTTAATTCATTGCTTTCTGGACAACCACTCTTTTGCTGTGTTGAGTTCGCCTTAAATACGGGTCGTTACATCGTCTTATCGTGTAGGTCTTGGAAAAACCTACCTTGCTTGTAGTTAGTGTTGCTTGGGTTACACTTCCAGCAGTGATTATAGCTTCACCCATTTTTCTCCTCGTTTCTTAAATCAAACGTTTAACAGAGAAGCATAGTCACAACACCCTTTTAAATCACTTATGTTAGAGCTAGCGATTGCAGCGCAGGTCGAGACCGATCGATAGTTGCTACTATCCTCGCAATCAATGCTTGAATCTATTCTCATGCGCTACTGTTGTGCCACGGTGGTCCCCTACGAACAGAAGGGCAGTTTGTCgagtgggtgtagcgcagtcggtaaaatgttccgctgtgtctgcgCAACCATTCAATATTCGGGACTATAGAACGATGTAAGGGTTGTAGAGACACCACCAGCCAACCTCAAGTGTCAGTTGATACGCAGTCGCGCATATGATTGACTCTGCAGAACTCCCAGGTGCGTGGTTTGCACACATGGAAAAGAGGGTGATTGCTTGGTATCAGAAGTAGTGTATTACATCACATGCAGGTCATGTGGTGCCGGTTAtgtaggggaaacgggacgccctCAGTATACTGGGTTTCAAGTCAAGGAgtatctagatggactcgtaAAATCTAAACTGAGTATCCactcggagcacaccgtagaatatgtcatcaaaACTCTGAAATTGAGGTAGAAATTACGATACTATCCATCTGGTCCGAGATCATAGGGTGCAGAACACTAGAAGCATTTTGGATAACCCTAAGGgcccaaaaatgaacagaaaggatgagtgcattgtaATCACAAACCAGTCAGCCCCTTATCAATatctgtgcgggttttgatctacctaAAAACCTTTGCTattcatagttgtggtacgtggtggtcagTTACGCTACcaaatttcaacaaatgaggtaagctctagccgatgtgttgtcCATTGAATTTGcttatcgtttgaatgctttctctAGGGTGACGAGGCGCTTAAGAGGATAAGTCAcggatggctttgatttttccaggctctgacgaaggcgataacgttaacgaaacgttagctgtttgttaatagagaaaatcaataccaatcttggctacaactcaaggaaatcaatcaaaactACATTTAGATCATTCGATAGTTGAAAACCATCCTTGTTCTACCTCTACTCCCTTCGAGGTCGATAACTTGGTGCTacacctgtctgggaggataataACACTGATTGgggacatcggctagcccctgcaagtcGCTGTGTAGGCTAGCCACGCGTTCGCCAgccccaaacgattctaaattgaagtgaacgagcaTCCCAAGCAGAGCGATTACTGTCAGCAACTTAATCATGAACGCtttagtcggttcaaaacgatatgatgctcagtgcagttgcgtgagcggcggCGCttaaagcggcgcggtggagctacgGCCGATATCGAGGTGGGACACCTGTGAACTGCAACGGCGTTGGTGCTAGGAAGGGCCtccttcgatcctaaccgcgaGGACTGAGGTTACGCTAcgcatgtcgttttgacccgactatatcacTATCTCGAAGTAGCCAATTTTGGGTGCACTGAGGGCTGCTGTAACCTTGAATCCACCGTTTGAGGATGCAAGTGGTGCACTGGGCTCATTGCTAAAGAGAACGAGAAGTTATACGTAGAACCTTCTGGTGAATACCTTCTAGAATTCTTCGCCTCTGATTTCGtttcatatacatatatattcttAGTGCGatgaaaatgaacaacaaaataataagGATGATCACTACGACGAAGAGCACTCTAAAtagaatggaataaataagTGTTTTTTGTGTTAAAGTCTGCTGAGCACCTTGGTACTTGTGCTGTTTTTGtgggattttcttcttcgtcatTAAATGTCCTAAATAAGCACAACTGAGCGGAATTTATTGGTATAACGAATGGACCGCCGTAAATTTCTTACCCGCTGCTTTTATTGACGTTTCGAGTAGAATCAAGTAAGTGTCGAATCATCCTCTTCGTTAATGAAGACCCTGTAGATGAAGAATTTAGCCAGATCTATGGATTTTTGCTCCCACCCCTATAGTCGAGTTAAAAGCACCCAGAGCTGTactcgggtcagaacgacttGAGGcacgttgcagttgcgtaggtgactcgaagcggtggagcgtaggtATTAGGATCTTTGAGAGATGCTTCctgacaccattcctcgctgtagttcgtgatggtcccacctggtttccaactgctatctccaccgcgccgcgcCGAGCGCAGCCGTAACTGCACATGGCTTTggatcgttttgatccgactgtaaGAACCGTCACTAACTGTTGAAGATGAAATCGCCATGAGACATAGGTCAAACCATACAACTCAGGAACAGACTAGTAAATGAGACACTAGCTAGCTGGATGTGGTTATGTTTACAAGAGCTGAACtgataataatatttatgtcAGCGAATTACTTCCGCCATGTGATGTCTAACTATCTAGTTTCTCAAACGTTCTCGCCATGAAATCCTGGCATATTTCAGTTTATGTTTCCTATTAGTGTGCCTGCGAAGGTTTCAGATGGggccttaaaggcagcataccaggaatttgggctggtacggatttcaggtggagtatccgtataccgggtcgtggattatggaggccgggtggttccgctcatctctccctgaatcattgcgagcagccggcccctgaatgctgttttgtacgatgccttctattacagcgcgccacccttgcacgcgcaGCGCCCcctactgcctatcggggcaatccgaattgattttcgacgaatcgtggggcggaggcggcgcatagggcggagcgttgcaatagatggcgtcgtacaaaacagcattctggaggcgactgtttgcagtgatgcagggagagatgagcggaactgcccccgtctccataatctacgacccggtatacggatactccacgtgaaatccgcaccacctcatattcgtggtatgctgcctttaattagcTTGACGTTCCCGCTTTTTCGCCGTAGCCAGATGCCTAAATTGAGGTTGATTGGAACCACACCTATTCCGTCTAATGTCatactaccctgggtcagggTTTTGACATTTGTTCAAGGTAGTGATGACAGAAACTATATACGTTGAAGGTAGTCTTACGTAgtgttccaccggatgtgcggtagcacgcacttgtcagTGTGTCACCAGTGGACAAACATCCGGTGGAACATTAGACGGTAGAACCAGCGTACCAACGAAAGGAAATTCCTGAGTAGGACCACTAGGGCCGAAATGGCGTTCGAtctacatacacacacaataTCAGACAGTTATAGGTTACAGAGTGGTAATATTAACGACTGTACATCTGGTGGAATACTATTTAAGACTAATTCAGACGTTTATGGCTTCCGTTCTCACTATTTTGAACGGTTATCGAAACATTGACCTGGGgtatagcagggtcaaaacgaaggtcatgaagcgcggtgcagttgcgtaagcgactgcgcctAAAGTGACGcagtagcgtagcggttgagatcgaggtgggatcatcgcgaactgGAGCAGCTAATGATGCTGTcaaaggtcccaccacgaCTCTGACTGCcccaccgcaccacttcgagcgcagccgctgcactgtgcttcatttcttttcgtgtaaaatgtagttggaggagGGGAGAGGAGCACACTCAgtggcacccttatttctcgaagtaaatagtTAAATCAATTGCTCTAAGACCTAGGCATTAGTCTTAGGGGATCTTTGATATTCAAGCtacagtttaaaaaagaagtaagtcgtagcgtcgagaaataagcacgccactgagtgcccctctCCCTCCCCTAACTACAT
This is a stretch of genomic DNA from Necator americanus strain Aroian chromosome II, whole genome shotgun sequence. It encodes these proteins:
- a CDS encoding hypothetical protein (NECATOR_CHRII.G8432.T1) — its product is MSHGDFIFNRSSLTKRMIRHLLDSTRNVNKSSGTFNDEEENPTKTAQVPRVLFVVVIILIILLFIFIALRIYMYMKRNQRRRILEETRRKMGEAIITAGSVTQATLTTSKANSTQQKSGCPESNELKQFTRKGPLVMQAILSGEVKHALDNSQSKSIREPLQFDPSHNEIVYIGTDVDRIIGKSVQGSNELVEESTTSKDRVKSSEKVKVHGLRCSRECVTQSELHRSEMPLRLEKTAQSLSGEWAEPPRQSNNSYIHTAKTNPRFSGEKVHLPSSKEDQFRTNKTQKLRHNSNLTKPKPSAPVVGNHRKSSLASNNRAQESRVAQGEKGKAISSVNLLARTPPSERELKVGSVNMSKEKGYLEKTTKEKTEITSKKSKKDAFRTPSLHATQDEDETSTIRRPLTDELKPSPVFSELSSGTQNERHDNGGVDELE